In one Candidatus Methylomirabilota bacterium genomic region, the following are encoded:
- a CDS encoding PPOX class F420-dependent oxidoreductase: MNGKERRDFVRSHRTAIFGYNRRDHGPAMTAVYYVMDGDDLLVSTMAERAKAKTVARNPKVSLCVLDEKWPPTYLLVYGTAKIVTDFDAVVDQLMRIMSLMAEQPIPESHRPHVAERARREKRVILRITPYMTFETPPRHVYKPDDVIGLTHWLGTSLPWDASP, from the coding sequence ATGAACGGGAAGGAGCGCCGCGACTTCGTCCGCTCGCATCGCACGGCCATCTTCGGCTACAACCGGCGCGACCATGGCCCGGCGATGACGGCCGTCTACTACGTCATGGACGGCGACGATCTCCTGGTCTCGACCATGGCTGAGCGCGCCAAGGCCAAGACGGTCGCGCGCAATCCCAAGGTCTCGCTCTGCGTCCTCGACGAGAAGTGGCCGCCGACCTACCTCCTGGTGTACGGCACCGCCAAGATCGTCACGGACTTCGACGCCGTGGTCGACCAGCTCATGCGAATCATGTCGCTGATGGCCGAGCAGCCGATTCCCGAGTCCCACCGGCCGCACGTCGCGGAGCGGGCGCGGCGGGAGAAGCGGGTGATCCTCCGGATCACGCCGTACATGACCTTCGAGACGCCGCCCCGCCACGTCTACAAGCCCGATGACGTCATCGGGCTGACGCACTGGCTGGGCACCAGCCTCCCCTGGGACGCCTCGCCCTAG
- a CDS encoding cyclase family protein, with product MTNRPAVTPALLEEYCTKFRNWGRWGPEDEIGTLNFITPEVVKRAAGLVRKGKVISCALNFDMHGPQTGAFGRVNPLHSMVATGTDHAAGRQKLAGFEKVPFGWGFADDQVTMFLQCGTQWDGLGHIFHNGKMYGGRDATLVSASGAARNGIEHYKDKIVSRGVLLDIARYKGVDALRPGEPIYVEDLDGCAGRQRVTVQPGDIVLIRTGDVGRRVRERSWGTFSAGDAAGLSFLTAPWLFDKRVAGIASDTWGAEVRPNELPGSFQPLHLVMVVNMGLLVGEIFNLETLAEDCAADGVYEFMFVAPPLPITRAVGSPINPQAIK from the coding sequence ATGACGAACCGCCCCGCCGTGACGCCCGCGCTGCTCGAGGAGTACTGCACCAAGTTCCGGAACTGGGGGCGCTGGGGGCCCGAGGACGAGATCGGGACGCTCAACTTCATCACCCCGGAGGTCGTCAAGCGCGCCGCCGGCCTCGTGCGCAAGGGCAAGGTAATCTCCTGCGCCCTCAACTTCGACATGCACGGGCCCCAGACCGGCGCCTTCGGCCGGGTGAACCCGTTGCACAGCATGGTGGCCACGGGCACGGACCACGCGGCCGGCCGGCAGAAGCTGGCGGGCTTCGAGAAGGTGCCCTTCGGCTGGGGCTTCGCCGACGACCAGGTCACGATGTTCCTCCAGTGCGGGACCCAGTGGGACGGCCTCGGTCACATCTTCCACAACGGCAAGATGTACGGCGGCCGCGACGCGACCCTGGTCTCGGCCTCCGGCGCCGCCCGGAACGGCATCGAGCACTACAAGGACAAGATCGTCAGCCGCGGCGTCCTGCTCGACATCGCGCGCTACAAGGGCGTGGACGCGCTCCGGCCGGGCGAGCCCATCTACGTCGAGGATCTCGACGGCTGCGCCGGCCGGCAGCGCGTGACCGTCCAGCCCGGCGACATCGTCCTGATCAGGACGGGAGACGTGGGGCGGCGCGTCCGGGAGCGGAGCTGGGGCACCTTCTCGGCCGGAGACGCGGCCGGGCTCTCGTTCCTCACCGCCCCCTGGCTCTTCGACAAGCGCGTGGCCGGGATCGCCAGCGACACCTGGGGAGCCGAGGTCAGGCCCAACGAGCTGCCCGGGTCGTTCCAGCCGCTGCACCTCGTGATGGTGGTCAACATGGGCCTCCTGGTGGGCGAGATCTTCAACCTCGAGACGCTGGCGGAGGACTGCGCGGCGGACGGCGTCTACGAGTTCATGTTCGTGGCCCCGCCCCTGCCCATCACGCGGGCCGTGGGATCACCGATCAACCCCCAGGCCATCAAGTAG
- a CDS encoding haloacid dehalogenase type II, producing MATDRREFMKVAGSTAAAVGAMSAPGVVSAAESPARVKSIKAFAFDAYGTLFDVFSVTALCEQLFPGKGNALAQLWRVKQLQYSLLRSLMGRHKDFWQLTDDGLVYASKSLKLDLTPEKRKRLMEAYLSLTAFPDVKPGLEALKKQGLRLAILSNGEPRMLEAAAKSAGIDSLLDTIISVEEVKIFKVSPRVYNLGPERMKVNNAELGFVSSNSWDVNGAASAGLTTLWIQRSPGEPPEELGFTADRVVSAITDLAPLVRG from the coding sequence ATGGCGACTGATCGACGAGAATTCATGAAAGTTGCAGGTTCCACGGCCGCCGCAGTGGGCGCGATGTCAGCACCGGGCGTCGTCTCGGCCGCTGAATCTCCCGCTCGCGTCAAAAGCATCAAGGCGTTTGCCTTCGACGCTTACGGGACGCTGTTTGACGTGTTCTCGGTGACCGCACTGTGTGAGCAGCTGTTTCCTGGAAAGGGAAACGCCCTGGCCCAACTCTGGCGCGTCAAGCAGCTCCAGTACAGTCTGCTCCGCAGCCTGATGGGCCGCCACAAGGACTTTTGGCAGCTCACCGACGATGGACTCGTCTACGCATCGAAGAGCCTCAAGCTGGATCTCACTCCCGAGAAGCGCAAACGGCTGATGGAGGCTTACCTGAGCCTTACCGCGTTTCCGGATGTTAAACCGGGTCTGGAGGCCCTGAAGAAGCAGGGTTTGCGGCTGGCGATCCTCTCGAACGGTGAGCCGAGGATGCTAGAGGCGGCGGCCAAAAGCGCGGGAATCGATTCTCTGCTCGACACGATCATCAGTGTCGAGGAAGTCAAAATCTTCAAGGTCAGCCCGCGGGTCTACAATCTGGGTCCCGAGCGTATGAAGGTCAATAACGCCGAGTTGGGCTTTGTGTCCTCGAACTCCTGGGATGTCAATGGCGCCGCCTCCGCCGGGCTGACCACGTTGTGGATTCAGCGCAGCCCCGGCGAACCGCCCGAAGAGCTCGGGTTTACGGCAGATCGAGTGGTGAGCGCCATCACCGACCTCGCGCCCCTCGTGCGCGGCTAA
- a CDS encoding molybdopterin cofactor-binding domain-containing protein — translation MLHARILRSPTAGCGPVAVDESSIASIPGARVVREKELVAVVAEHEWDAVRAARALKVTWAPPCTPFPPMEKLHDHIRQATVTGRQVPVNKGDVDGALKAAQRVVEAEYEWPFQSHASMGPACAVADVRADQATVWTGSQKPHFARDGVAKLLGLPPDRVRAAWIPGPGSYGRNDAGDAAMDAALLSRLTGKPVRVQYMRDEATGWDPKGPAGVYRGRAGLDAQGNVIAYDFFGKGFTRQDVATNESDPKDTLAGQLIGFQPKPTVIFQVPAEAYDFANKRCGWECIPPLLDRASPLRTGHLRDPLGPETHFASESFIDEVALAAGADPVAFRLKYVRDPRHAAVIQAAADKAGWSKRPYPNPRRGKGNVMVGRGFSYTERNGTIVAMVSEVEVDRRSGRVWAKRFTVAHDCGLIINPKGLELTIEGNVVMALSRTLFEEVRFDRDQVLSVDWTSYPILEIQDAPERIDIVLINRPDISATGAGEPATRTVPAAIANAIFDATGVRIRRVPITPERVKAALARA, via the coding sequence ATGCTCCATGCGCGTATTCTGAGATCGCCGACGGCCGGCTGCGGCCCGGTCGCCGTCGACGAGTCGTCGATCGCCAGCATTCCCGGGGCGCGCGTCGTCCGCGAGAAGGAGCTGGTGGCGGTGGTCGCCGAGCACGAGTGGGACGCAGTGCGCGCGGCTCGAGCGCTGAAGGTGACGTGGGCACCGCCCTGCACGCCGTTCCCTCCGATGGAGAAGCTCCACGATCACATCCGCCAGGCCACCGTGACCGGCCGCCAGGTACCCGTCAACAAGGGTGACGTGGACGGCGCGCTCAAGGCCGCGCAGCGCGTGGTCGAAGCCGAGTACGAATGGCCGTTCCAGTCCCACGCGAGCATGGGCCCGGCCTGCGCGGTGGCCGACGTGCGCGCGGACCAGGCCACGGTGTGGACCGGCAGCCAGAAGCCGCACTTCGCCCGTGACGGTGTCGCCAAGCTGCTCGGCCTGCCCCCGGACAGAGTCCGCGCCGCCTGGATCCCGGGACCGGGGTCGTATGGCCGCAACGACGCCGGCGACGCGGCCATGGACGCGGCGTTGCTCTCGAGGCTGACCGGCAAGCCGGTACGCGTCCAGTACATGCGAGACGAAGCCACCGGCTGGGACCCCAAGGGGCCGGCGGGCGTCTACCGCGGTCGGGCCGGGCTCGACGCCCAGGGCAACGTCATCGCCTACGACTTCTTCGGCAAGGGGTTCACGCGCCAGGACGTGGCCACGAACGAGAGCGATCCCAAGGACACGCTGGCCGGCCAGCTGATCGGCTTTCAGCCCAAGCCCACGGTGATCTTCCAGGTCCCGGCCGAGGCGTACGACTTCGCCAACAAGCGCTGCGGCTGGGAGTGCATCCCGCCGTTGCTCGACCGCGCCTCGCCGCTGCGCACCGGGCACCTGCGCGACCCGCTGGGGCCCGAGACGCACTTCGCGAGCGAGTCGTTCATCGACGAGGTCGCGCTCGCCGCCGGCGCCGATCCGGTGGCCTTCCGGCTGAAGTACGTCCGCGATCCCCGTCATGCCGCCGTCATCCAGGCGGCGGCGGACAAGGCGGGCTGGAGCAAGCGACCGTATCCCAACCCGCGCCGCGGCAAGGGCAACGTGATGGTCGGCCGCGGCTTCTCCTACACCGAGCGTAACGGCACGATCGTGGCCATGGTCTCCGAGGTAGAAGTGGACCGCCGGAGCGGACGCGTGTGGGCCAAGCGGTTCACGGTGGCGCACGACTGTGGGCTGATCATCAACCCCAAGGGTCTCGAGCTCACCATCGAAGGCAACGTCGTGATGGCGCTGTCGCGCACGCTGTTCGAGGAGGTGAGGTTCGACCGCGATCAGGTGCTGAGCGTCGACTGGACGAGCTATCCGATCCTCGAGATCCAGGACGCGCCCGAGCGCATCGACATCGTGCTCATCAACCGGCCGGATATTTCGGCCACGGGGGCGGGCGAGCCGGCGACGCGCACGGTGCCGGCGGCGATCGCCAACGCGATCTTCGACGCGACGGGGGTGCGCATCCGGCGGGTGCCGATCACGCCGGAGCGCGTGAAGGCGGCGCTGGCGCGGGCCTGA
- a CDS encoding periplasmic heavy metal sensor: protein MRHRHVTFALALAAAVAAGGTASAQHGGQGHAPGGQGHLVAQRCADEFTKVVGGGGGFGMAFAADQNGYPGPMHVLELKEALKLSPEQEARARDLHAAVRAELPKSQRLLDAERRLERLFADRTATEESVRAAVAEIERARTEVRLVHLLTHLRTRDLLTEDQRRVYQQTRWGAR from the coding sequence ATGCGGCATCGACACGTCACTTTCGCCCTGGCGCTTGCCGCCGCCGTCGCGGCCGGCGGTACGGCGTCGGCCCAGCACGGCGGGCAGGGCCATGCCCCAGGCGGCCAGGGTCATCTTGTCGCCCAGCGCTGCGCCGACGAGTTCACGAAGGTCGTGGGCGGAGGCGGCGGATTCGGCATGGCGTTCGCCGCCGACCAGAACGGCTACCCGGGACCGATGCACGTGCTGGAGCTCAAGGAAGCCCTCAAGCTGAGCCCCGAGCAGGAAGCGCGGGCCCGCGATCTGCATGCCGCGGTGCGGGCCGAGCTGCCCAAGAGCCAGCGGCTGCTGGACGCCGAGCGCCGGCTCGAGCGCCTGTTCGCGGACCGAACGGCCACCGAGGAGAGCGTGCGCGCCGCCGTGGCGGAGATCGAGCGGGCGCGCACCGAAGTCCGCCTGGTCCATCTGTTGACTCATCTACGCACGCGGGACCTCCTCACCGAGGATCAGCGGCGCGTGTACCAGCAGACCCGCTGGGGCGCGCGCTAG
- the nbaC gene encoding 3-hydroxyanthranilate 3,4-dioxygenase yields the protein MKPLVSFGLWRWIEENRAAFEPPVGNKVIWEDSQFTAMAIRGPNARRDFHVDPSDEIFYMLEGDMVLEYLEAGRRHSQTIREGEMCLVPAFTPHSPHRPAGTWGLVIEIKRGPAQTESLVWFCDRCDTKLHEVTMHVANIEKELKTAIEHFDVSLELRTCPACGHVQPERAPVPQPP from the coding sequence ATGAAACCGCTCGTGTCGTTTGGGCTCTGGCGATGGATCGAGGAGAACCGCGCGGCCTTCGAGCCCCCGGTCGGCAACAAGGTGATCTGGGAGGACTCTCAGTTCACTGCCATGGCGATCCGGGGTCCCAACGCCCGGCGAGACTTCCACGTCGATCCGTCCGACGAGATCTTCTACATGCTCGAGGGCGACATGGTGCTCGAGTACCTGGAGGCGGGCCGGCGCCACTCCCAGACCATCCGCGAAGGCGAGATGTGTCTCGTCCCCGCCTTCACCCCTCACTCCCCGCACCGTCCGGCGGGCACGTGGGGGCTCGTGATCGAGATCAAGCGCGGGCCGGCCCAGACCGAATCGCTGGTCTGGTTCTGCGACCGGTGCGACACCAAGCTGCACGAGGTCACCATGCACGTGGCGAATATCGAGAAGGAGTTGAAGACGGCCATCGAGCACTTCGACGTGAGCCTGGAGCTCAGGACGTGCCCGGCGTGCGGGCACGTCCAGCCGGAGCGGGCCCCGGTTCCCCAGCCGCCGTGA
- a CDS encoding C-terminal binding protein, which translates to MAGKAKVVLTDYVWESLDVEQKTLEGLASLVALQTRQPEEFLPEAKDCDALLNTYAGPITAEVMARMPRCRIIARYGIGVDTIDLDAATEAGIIVTNNPTYCIEEVAEHTMALLLACARKVALYDRLVRKGRWEVPPGKPMFRLVGRTLGLVGFGNIARAVAVRAAAFGMRVLYYDPFVKAGEFQVPGEKKELFEMLRESDFVSVHPPLIPPTRGMINDEALAQMKPTAFLVNCARGPIVDTPALVRALDAGRIAGCALDTTDPEPLPDPHPLRGRENVTITPHAAWYSEQAMVGLQAGAPNEVRRVLTGQWPVNVVNRAVRGKNRAGL; encoded by the coding sequence ATGGCCGGCAAGGCGAAGGTGGTCCTGACCGATTACGTCTGGGAGTCGCTGGACGTGGAGCAGAAGACCCTCGAGGGCCTGGCCAGCCTCGTGGCGCTCCAGACCAGGCAGCCCGAGGAGTTCCTACCCGAGGCCAAGGACTGCGACGCCTTGCTTAACACCTACGCCGGCCCCATCACCGCCGAGGTCATGGCCCGGATGCCCCGATGCAGGATCATCGCCCGCTACGGCATCGGCGTGGACACCATCGACCTCGACGCGGCGACCGAGGCGGGGATCATCGTCACCAACAACCCCACCTACTGCATCGAGGAGGTCGCCGAGCACACCATGGCCCTCCTCCTCGCCTGCGCGCGCAAGGTGGCGCTCTACGACCGGCTGGTGCGCAAGGGACGCTGGGAGGTGCCGCCGGGCAAGCCGATGTTCCGGTTGGTGGGGCGCACGCTGGGCCTGGTGGGCTTCGGGAACATCGCCCGCGCGGTGGCGGTGCGGGCGGCCGCCTTCGGGATGCGCGTCCTCTATTACGATCCCTTCGTGAAGGCCGGAGAGTTCCAGGTCCCGGGCGAGAAGAAGGAGCTCTTCGAGATGCTCCGGGAGTCGGACTTCGTCTCCGTGCATCCTCCGCTCATCCCCCCGACGCGGGGGATGATCAACGACGAGGCCTTGGCCCAGATGAAGCCGACGGCCTTCCTCGTCAACTGCGCCCGGGGGCCCATCGTGGATACCCCGGCGCTGGTCCGGGCCCTGGACGCCGGCCGGATCGCGGGATGTGCGCTCGACACGACCGATCCCGAGCCGCTTCCCGACCCGCACCCCCTGCGCGGCCGCGAGAACGTGACCATCACTCCTCACGCCGCCTGGTACAGCGAGCAGGCCATGGTGGGACTCCAGGCGGGAGCGCCCAACGAGGTGCGTCGGGTCCTCACCGGCCAGTGGCCGGTCAACGTGGTCAACCGGGCGGTGAGGGGAAAGAACCGGGCCGGCCTCTAA
- a CDS encoding penicillin-binding protein activator, which produces MIINTRVTALVLAGLLLAVGVSAWAQRGPIKIGLFVPLTGPLAANGKEMADGFSLFLEEQGQRLAGREVRLTVEDTEAKPATALTKVRALVESQGVHVLVGPLSTAEAYAILPYIEARKMPTLSPTVAAEDLTQRRRSLYVVRTGWSAGQPAHPFGRWVYETLKYRKIAIVAQDFAFGHESSAAFQRTFEEVGGQIVQKLFAPLGTADFAPYIASLKRDVDAVYVASAGADGLRFTRQYADSGLKERIPLIGSGNFTDEHILRRMGDEALGIVSALHYSAALANSANRRFVAAYEAKYGHVPSYYSEGTYTGGIALKAALEAVGGDIEDAGKFLAALRRVSLADAPRGSVSFDEYGHPIQSIYVRRVERVGGKLQNTVIHTFPNVSQFWTYRPEEYLKNPVYSRDWPRCLNC; this is translated from the coding sequence ATGATCATCAATACTCGTGTCACGGCGCTCGTCCTCGCTGGTCTGCTACTGGCCGTCGGGGTCTCGGCCTGGGCGCAGCGCGGGCCCATCAAGATCGGGCTGTTCGTGCCCCTGACGGGCCCGCTGGCCGCGAACGGCAAGGAGATGGCCGACGGCTTTTCGCTGTTCCTCGAGGAGCAGGGCCAGCGCCTGGCGGGGCGCGAGGTCCGCCTCACGGTCGAGGACACCGAGGCCAAGCCCGCCACCGCGCTGACGAAGGTACGCGCGCTCGTCGAGAGTCAGGGCGTGCACGTGCTGGTGGGACCGCTGAGCACGGCGGAGGCCTACGCGATCCTGCCGTACATCGAGGCCCGCAAGATGCCCACGCTGTCTCCCACTGTCGCCGCCGAGGACCTCACCCAGCGCCGGCGGAGCCTCTACGTCGTGCGCACGGGCTGGTCGGCGGGGCAGCCCGCGCATCCGTTCGGCCGGTGGGTGTACGAGACCCTCAAGTACCGGAAGATCGCGATCGTGGCCCAGGACTTCGCGTTCGGCCACGAGTCCAGCGCCGCCTTCCAGCGAACGTTCGAGGAGGTCGGCGGTCAGATCGTGCAGAAGCTCTTCGCGCCGCTCGGCACCGCCGACTTCGCGCCGTACATCGCGAGCCTCAAGCGCGACGTGGACGCCGTCTACGTCGCCTCCGCCGGGGCCGACGGGCTTCGCTTCACGCGCCAGTACGCCGACTCCGGCCTCAAGGAACGCATCCCGCTCATCGGCAGCGGCAACTTCACCGACGAGCACATCCTGCGCCGGATGGGCGACGAGGCCCTCGGCATCGTGAGCGCGCTCCATTACTCTGCGGCGCTGGCCAATTCCGCCAACCGCCGCTTCGTGGCCGCCTACGAGGCCAAGTACGGCCACGTGCCCTCGTACTACTCGGAGGGGACGTACACCGGCGGGATCGCGCTCAAGGCCGCGCTGGAGGCGGTGGGGGGCGACATCGAGGACGCGGGCAAGTTCCTCGCCGCGCTGCGCCGGGTGAGCCTCGCCGACGCGCCGCGGGGCTCGGTCAGCTTCGACGAGTACGGCCACCCGATCCAGAGCATCTACGTGCGCCGGGTCGAGCGCGTGGGCGGCAAGCTGCAGAACACGGTGATCCACACCTTTCCGAACGTCTCGCAGTTCTGGACGTATCGCCCGGAGGAGTATCTGAAGAATCCCGTCTACTCGCGCGACTGGCCCCGTTGCCTGAACTGCTGA